In Hevea brasiliensis isolate MT/VB/25A 57/8 chromosome 13, ASM3005281v1, whole genome shotgun sequence, a single genomic region encodes these proteins:
- the LOC110651565 gene encoding putative pentatricopeptide repeat-containing protein At1g12700, mitochondrial isoform X1: MIMAARRIFTSNGRFYHFQLQTEMGIIQSPSLLFTNYFHFSTSTSTHKPKDAKSQRFLRSKFNSSSFRDVDDAVASFNLIILMRPLPSIVQFCRFLSALVGMKQYHMVISLSRTIESLGISHNVYSLSILINCFCRLHLVNFGFSILGKFIKFGLEPNTVTFTTLINGLCIDGKINGAVEFFNDMVTGGYQPNVRTYNVIVNALCKCGKTNVAIELLKGMGERGCEPNVVTYNAIIDAFCKDKLVIEALDLFSRMRNKGISPDAVTYTCLIQGLCNIGKWNQASALLKELVGQNISPDILLFNILIDTLCKEGLVSKAQEIMKIMIQKRVKPNFVTYNSLMAGFCMCSQIDEARKLFNQMLSSGIADVISFNILINGYCKSKRIDEAVKLFDEMRKTTLIPNTITYNTLIKGLWEAGQSGTALEVFKNMCSYGQQPNRITYSIILDGLCKQGYLDEALTLFKAMEKSRLKPNCVSYNILIGGMCRAGRLNDAKELFSRLFEKGLQPNVYTYSIIINGLCKEGLLDEAYKVFRGMEERGCLPDNCCYNLIIQGFLRHKDVPRATQLIDEMVDKGFSADATTFELVIHLSCNDDLILRKLRNRSEGSKGVNLK; encoded by the coding sequence ATGATAATGGCGGCGCGGAGGATTTTCACAAGTAATGGGAGATTCTACCACTTTCAACTGCAAACGGAAATGGGTATCATTCAATCTCCATCATTGTTATTTACCAATTACTTCCATTTTTCCACTTCTACTTCCACTCATAAACCtaaagatgcaaaatctcaacgtTTCTTGAGATCTAAGTTCAATTCTTCTTCTTTTAGGGACGTTGATGATGCCGTAGCTTCCTTTAATCTTATCATTCTTATGCGTCCTCTGCCTTCAATTGTTCAATTTTGTCGATTTTTATCTGCTCTTGTGGGAATGAAACAATATCACATGGTTATTTCTTTGTCCAGAACAATTGAGTCTCTAGGAATCTCACACAATGTTTATTCTCTTTCTATATTGATTAACTGTTTCTGCCGCTTACACCTTGTGAATTTTGGCTTCTCAATTTTGgggaaatttatcaaatttggatTGGAGCCCAATACTGTGACATTTACTACCTTAATCAATGGGCTCTGTATAGATGGTAAAATCAATGGAGCTGTAGAATTTTTCAATGATATGGTTACTGGAGGATATCAACCTAATGTTCGTACCTACAATGTGATAGTAAATGCTCTATGTAAATGTGGGAAAACAAATGTGGCTATTGAGTTGCTAAAGGGAATGGGTGAGAGAGGTTGTGAGCCAAATGTTGTGACATATAATGCAATTATTGATGCTTTTTGCAAGGATAAGCTAGTTATTGAGGCTTTAGACCTCTTCTCTCGGATGAGGAATAAAGGTATTTCACCTGATGCTGTCACTTACACCTGCTTAATTCAAGGTCTTTGCAATATTGGCAAATGGAATCAAGCGTCAGCCTTGTTGAAAGAATTGGTGGGGCAAAACATATCACCAGACATTCTTCTCTTCAATATATTGATTGACACTCTTTGTAAGGAAGGACTGGTGTCAAAAGctcaagaaataatgaaaataatgatcCAAAAGCGCGTGAAGCCTAATTTTGTCACTTACAATTCATTGATGGCTGGATTTTGTATGTGTAGCCAAATAGATGAAGCTAGAAAACTGTTTAATCAGATGTTAAGCAGTGGCATAGCTGATGTAATTAGCTTCAACATCTTGATTAATGGATACTGCAAGAGCAAAAGGATAGATGAAGCAGTAAAACTTTTTGATGAAATGCGTAAAACTACTTTAATTCCCAACACTATTACTTATAATACTCTTATAAAGGGTTTGTGGGAGGCTGGGCAATCTGGAACTGCACTAGAGGTTTTCAAGAACATGTGTTCTTATGGTCAGCAGCCAAATAGAATTACTTATTCAATCATTCTTGATGGCTTGTGCAAACAAGGGTATCTTGATGAGGCGCTTACACTATTTAAAGCGATGGAAAAGAGTCGGTTGAAGCCTAATTGTGTGAGCTATAACATTTTGATCGGTGGTATGTGCAGAGCTGGGAGGCTTAATGATGCCAAGGAACTATTTTCTAGGCTTTTTGAAAAAGGTTTACAGCCTAATGTTTATACATATAGTATAATAATAAACGGCCTTTGTAAAGAAGGATTACTAGATGAGGCATACAAAGTTTTTAGAGGAATGGAAGAGAGAGGATGTTTACCGGATAATTGTTGTTATAATCTGATTATTCAAGGGTTTCTCAGGCATAAGGATGTACCAAGGGCAACACAGCTTATTGATGAAATGGTTGATAAAGGATTCTCTGCAGATGCCACCACCTTCGAATTGGTAATACATTTATCGTGCAATGATGATCTCATTCTGAGAAAATTACGAAATCGTTCCGAAGGTTCTAAAGGTGTAAATTTGAAGTGA
- the LOC110651565 gene encoding putative pentatricopeptide repeat-containing protein At1g12700, mitochondrial isoform X2, with translation MRPLPSIVQFCRFLSALVGMKQYHMVISLSRTIESLGISHNVYSLSILINCFCRLHLVNFGFSILGKFIKFGLEPNTVTFTTLINGLCIDGKINGAVEFFNDMVTGGYQPNVRTYNVIVNALCKCGKTNVAIELLKGMGERGCEPNVVTYNAIIDAFCKDKLVIEALDLFSRMRNKGISPDAVTYTCLIQGLCNIGKWNQASALLKELVGQNISPDILLFNILIDTLCKEGLVSKAQEIMKIMIQKRVKPNFVTYNSLMAGFCMCSQIDEARKLFNQMLSSGIADVISFNILINGYCKSKRIDEAVKLFDEMRKTTLIPNTITYNTLIKGLWEAGQSGTALEVFKNMCSYGQQPNRITYSIILDGLCKQGYLDEALTLFKAMEKSRLKPNCVSYNILIGGMCRAGRLNDAKELFSRLFEKGLQPNVYTYSIIINGLCKEGLLDEAYKVFRGMEERGCLPDNCCYNLIIQGFLRHKDVPRATQLIDEMVDKGFSADATTFELVIHLSCNDDLILRKLRNRSEGSKGVNLK, from the coding sequence ATGCGTCCTCTGCCTTCAATTGTTCAATTTTGTCGATTTTTATCTGCTCTTGTGGGAATGAAACAATATCACATGGTTATTTCTTTGTCCAGAACAATTGAGTCTCTAGGAATCTCACACAATGTTTATTCTCTTTCTATATTGATTAACTGTTTCTGCCGCTTACACCTTGTGAATTTTGGCTTCTCAATTTTGgggaaatttatcaaatttggatTGGAGCCCAATACTGTGACATTTACTACCTTAATCAATGGGCTCTGTATAGATGGTAAAATCAATGGAGCTGTAGAATTTTTCAATGATATGGTTACTGGAGGATATCAACCTAATGTTCGTACCTACAATGTGATAGTAAATGCTCTATGTAAATGTGGGAAAACAAATGTGGCTATTGAGTTGCTAAAGGGAATGGGTGAGAGAGGTTGTGAGCCAAATGTTGTGACATATAATGCAATTATTGATGCTTTTTGCAAGGATAAGCTAGTTATTGAGGCTTTAGACCTCTTCTCTCGGATGAGGAATAAAGGTATTTCACCTGATGCTGTCACTTACACCTGCTTAATTCAAGGTCTTTGCAATATTGGCAAATGGAATCAAGCGTCAGCCTTGTTGAAAGAATTGGTGGGGCAAAACATATCACCAGACATTCTTCTCTTCAATATATTGATTGACACTCTTTGTAAGGAAGGACTGGTGTCAAAAGctcaagaaataatgaaaataatgatcCAAAAGCGCGTGAAGCCTAATTTTGTCACTTACAATTCATTGATGGCTGGATTTTGTATGTGTAGCCAAATAGATGAAGCTAGAAAACTGTTTAATCAGATGTTAAGCAGTGGCATAGCTGATGTAATTAGCTTCAACATCTTGATTAATGGATACTGCAAGAGCAAAAGGATAGATGAAGCAGTAAAACTTTTTGATGAAATGCGTAAAACTACTTTAATTCCCAACACTATTACTTATAATACTCTTATAAAGGGTTTGTGGGAGGCTGGGCAATCTGGAACTGCACTAGAGGTTTTCAAGAACATGTGTTCTTATGGTCAGCAGCCAAATAGAATTACTTATTCAATCATTCTTGATGGCTTGTGCAAACAAGGGTATCTTGATGAGGCGCTTACACTATTTAAAGCGATGGAAAAGAGTCGGTTGAAGCCTAATTGTGTGAGCTATAACATTTTGATCGGTGGTATGTGCAGAGCTGGGAGGCTTAATGATGCCAAGGAACTATTTTCTAGGCTTTTTGAAAAAGGTTTACAGCCTAATGTTTATACATATAGTATAATAATAAACGGCCTTTGTAAAGAAGGATTACTAGATGAGGCATACAAAGTTTTTAGAGGAATGGAAGAGAGAGGATGTTTACCGGATAATTGTTGTTATAATCTGATTATTCAAGGGTTTCTCAGGCATAAGGATGTACCAAGGGCAACACAGCTTATTGATGAAATGGTTGATAAAGGATTCTCTGCAGATGCCACCACCTTCGAATTGGTAATACATTTATCGTGCAATGATGATCTCATTCTGAGAAAATTACGAAATCGTTCCGAAGGTTCTAAAGGTGTAAATTTGAAGTGA